AAGGTCTTGAATATCTGACTGACGCAGGTCAAGCAAATGAATTAGGTTTACTTGCTGCTGGTTTAGGTCTAGAGCATTATTTGGACTTACGTGCCGATGAAGCTGATGCTAAAGCAGGAATCACAGGCGGTACACCTCGTACCATTGAGGGTCCTTTATACGTTGCAGGGGCACCTGAATCTGTAGGTTTTGCTCGTATGGATGACGGTTCTGAATCTGACAAAATTGATACTTTATTTATCGAGGGCACTGTAACAGATACTGAAGGCCGTGTAATCGAAGGTGCTAAAGTTGAAATTTGGCATGCTAACAGCTTAGGGAACTATTCATTCTTTGATAAATCCCAATCTGACTTTAACTTACGTCGTACGATTTTATCAGACAACAATGGACAATATGTTGCTCAAACAACAATGCCTGTCGGTTATGGCTGCCCACCTGAAGGCACAACTCAAGCATTACTTAACAAGCTTGGTCGTCATGGTAACCGCCCTTCTCATGTTCATTACTTCGTTTCTGCACCGGGTTATCGCAAACTCACCACTCAATTCAATATTGAGGGTGACCAATATCTTTGGGATGACTTTGCATTCGCTACACGTGAAGGTCTTGTTGCAGAGGCTGTTGATGTGACAGATGAAGCTGAAATTGCACGTCGTGGTGTAGATAAAGCATTCAAACACATCACATTCAATGTAGAACTTGTGAAAGATCAAGAAGCTGCACCAACAACTGAAATTGATCGTCGCCGTGCAAGTGCATAATGCTGACCTGAATACTGTGAGACTTGCTTAGTTTCACAGTATTTCCCTGTACCATAATTTTTTATGCATAAGTATTTATTCAAAATATTTATGCATAGCAATTTATGAAAATGTAGACAAGGTTATTCACATGATTGATAAAAGTTCAGCTTCTTTGAAAGAAGCACTTTCCCAAATCAAGGATGGTTCAACCATCATGATTGGTGGATTTGGCACAGCAGGACAACCTGCAGAGCTCATCGATGGCTTGATCGAACTCGGTGTGAAAGATCTTGTCATTATCAATAACAATGCAGGCAATGGTGACTATGGTCTAGCTAAACTGCTCAAAGCGGGTGCTGTCCGTAAAATCATTTGCTCTTTCCCTCGTCAGTCTGACTCTTGGGTATTTGATGAGCTTTATCGTGCGGGAAAAATTGAGTTAGAACTTGTACCACAAGGTAACTTGGCTTGCCGTATCCAAGCCGCGGGCATGGGCTTAGGTCCAATCTACACACCGACAGGTTTTGGGACGTTGCTTGCTGAAGGCAAACCGACCTTAAACTATGAAGGTAAAGATTTCGTTTTAGAAAACCCAATTAAAGCGGATTTTGCCCTCATCAAAGCACAACAAGGCGACCGTTGGGGCAACCTCGTGTACCGTAAATCTGCACGTAACTTTGGCCCGATCATGGCAATGGCAGCAGACGTAACGATTGCACAAGTGTCTGAAGTTGTAGAGCTAGGCGCTTTAGATCCTGAACATATCATCACACCAGGTATTTTTGTACAACACGTTGTACAAGTAAAACCTGCTCAATCATTGGTTACGGAGAATTAAACATGAGTTATACAAAATTAAGCCGTGATCAAATTGCTGAGCGTGTGGCACAAGACATTCCTGATGGTGCATATGTCAACTTAGGCATTGGTTTACCGACGAAGATTTCCAATTATTTACCCTCTGACAAAGATGTATTTTTACATTCTGAAAATGGTCTTTTGGCTTTTGGTCCACCACCTGCTGAAGAAGATCGTGATCCTGAACTAATTAATGCCGGTAAAGAATTTGTCACCATGCTGACGGGGGGTTGTTTCTTCCATCATGGTGACTCCTTTGCCATGATGCGTGGTGGTCACTTAGACATCGCGGTACTCGGTGCTTTCCAAATTGCTGAAAATGGTGATTTAGCAAACTGGCACACAGGCGCACCTGATGCGATTCCTGCGGTTGGCGGTGCCATGGACTTAGCCGTTGGTGCGAAAAAAGTATTTATCACCACCGATCATGTGACCAAAAAAGGCGAGCCTAAAATTGTGGCTGAACTGACTTATCCTGCCACAGGTTTAAAATGTGTAGACCGTATTTATACTGACCTCTGCGTGATTGATGTCACTGCTGAGGGCATGAAAGTGATTGAAAAAGTGGAAGGTCTTTCATTTGAAGAATTGCAGTCGATGACAGGTGCAAAATTGATTGATGCGACTGCTTAAGGCACTTTAGAAATATACAGAATCCCCCTAAATCCCCCTTTTTCAAAGGGGAACTTTGACCAATAAATATTTATTTTTCATTGGAAAGTCTCCCTCATTTCAGGAGGGATTAAGGGAGGTAAAGGATTTAAAAATGAAAAACGCATATATTATTGATGCCATCCGTACACCTTTCGGTCGCTATGCAGGTGGACTTGCACCTGTACGTACAGATGACTTAGGTGCATTACCAATTAAAGCTTTAATTGAACGTAATCCATCTGTGAACTGGGAAAAAGTCGATGATGTGATTTATGGTTGTGCCAACCAAGCAGGTGAAGACAACCGTAACGTCGGTCGTATGTCTGCACTATTGGCAGGTGTGCCATATCAAGTGCCTGCAACCACAATCAACCGTTTATGCGGTTCATCACTGGATGCTGTGGCAATGGCAGCACGTGCGATTAAAGCAGGTGAAGCAGATTTGATTCTTGCAGGTGGTGTCGAAAGTATGTCACGTGCGCCATTTGTGATGGGTAAATCTGAATCTGCTTATGGTCGTGCACAAAAGCTTGAAGACACGACGATGGGTTGGCGTTTTATCAATCCAAAACTGAAAGAAATGTATGGTGTTGAAACCATGCCACAGACTGCGGAAAACGTGGCTGAGCAATTCAACATTAGCCGTGCCGATCAGGATCAGTTTGCTTTGACCAGTCAACAACGTACTGCGGCTGCACAGGCAAAAGGTTTCTTCGACAAAGAAATTATTCCTGTGACCATTCCACAGCGCAAAGGTGATGCTATTGTTGTTGCAAAAGATGAACATCCTCGTGCAACCACGATTGAAGCGTTAACCAAGTTAAAACCTGTAGTGAAAGCCGAAGGTACAGTGACTGCAGGCAATGCTTCAGGCATTAACGATGGTGCAGCAGCATTGCTCATCGCTTCTGATGAAGCCGTTGCAACTTATGGTTTAAAAGCCCGTGCCAAAGTGATTGGTGCAACAACAGTCGGTGTTGAGCCACGCATTATGGGCTTTGGTCCTGCACCTGCGATCAAAAAACTATTGTCTCAAACAGGTTTAAGCCTTGAGCAAATGGATGTGATTGAACTAAACGAAGCTTTTGCAGCACAAGCATTGGCTGTGACGCGTGACCTAGGTCTTGCTGATGGTTCAGAGAAAGTCAATCCAAATGGTGGTGCGATTGCTTTGGGTCATCCACTCGGTGCATCAGGTGCACGTTTGGTGATCACAGCACTAAATCAGCTTGAAGCAACAGGTGGCAAATATGCCCTGTGCTCAATGTGTATCGGTGTGGGTCAAGGCATTGCTTTGATTATTGAAAGAGTTTAAGGAATCCCTCCTAACCTCCCTTTAAAAAAGGGAGGAACTTAAAATAAAGATTTAGGAATTCAAATGCCAACTTTTACATCGAATGATGCCCAAATCAATTACCAAACTTTTGGTGATGCAAGCAACCCTGCGATTATTTTTTCCAATTCATTGGGTACAAAATACACCATGTGGCAACCACAAATTGATGCATTACAAAATGATTTTTTTGTTATTTGCTATGATACCCGTGGACACGGTGCCTCTTCTGCACCTCAAGGGCCATATCAAATTGAACAACTTGGACAAGATGTGGTAAATTTACTTGACCATTTAAAGGTTGAAAAAGCAAATTTCTGTGGCATTTCAATGGGTGGTTTAACAGGTCAATGGCTGGCTATTTATAAGCCAGAACGTTTTAATCATATTATTGTGTGTAATACCGCAGCAAAAATTGGACAAGAACAAGCATGGAATGAGCGTGCTGCTTTAGTACGCCAACAAGGTCTGCAAACCATTGCTGCAACTGCGGCATCAAGATGGTTTACGGAAAGCTTTATCCAAAGCCAAGCCGCAACTGTACAATCTTTAAGTAACGACTTAGCAGCTGGCAGCGCAGAAGGTTATGCAAGTTGTTGCGAAGCTTTGGCTAAAGCAGATTTACGTGAAGAATTGAAAAATATTACAGTTCCAATACTTGTGATTGCAGGTCAGCAAGACCCTGTAACCACAATTACAGATGGTCAATATATGATTGATCGCATCCCAAATAGCGAATTATTTGAAATTAATGCATCACATATATCAAATATTGAATGTCCAAATGAGTTTACTCAGGCGGTAAAAAACTTTATCTCTCTGTAAAGGATAATAATAAGGTCTTGGTTCTGTCTTTACCCAAGGTGCAATAGCAATATTTCTATATTGCATCTACTTTATGATGAATATCAAATGAGAAACAGGACAAACCTAATCTAAAATTTAAACTCAATGATTATACAGGCTTAGATGCACATTTCTAAGATTTAATAGACCAAGAAGAAAACAAAGAGCAGATCATAGGATCTGCTTTTTTAGTGGAAACTTATAATATGACGATGTAAGAAAATGCTTACAGTTAGTGGTGCAAATTGCAGCTTTTCGGAGAAGCATGAATTTCATATTCTATAAACATAGGGAACAGGACGTTTCCCAGACACAAAACAACAATAAACAGTCTGAGCACCAGGAATGTGAGATTCGACAGGAGTCAGATCTAACTCACTAATATGAAAGAACCCCATCAGGATGATGGGGTTTCTTTTTTATATCTAATTTATTTTAAGGACTTAGGAAGATTTAAAAAATATTTCAATTAAAATAATTTTTAGCATAATTTTTATCACCTGTTTC
The DNA window shown above is from Acinetobacter piscicola and carries:
- the pcaF gene encoding 3-oxoadipyl-CoA thiolase is translated as MKNAYIIDAIRTPFGRYAGGLAPVRTDDLGALPIKALIERNPSVNWEKVDDVIYGCANQAGEDNRNVGRMSALLAGVPYQVPATTINRLCGSSLDAVAMAARAIKAGEADLILAGGVESMSRAPFVMGKSESAYGRAQKLEDTTMGWRFINPKLKEMYGVETMPQTAENVAEQFNISRADQDQFALTSQQRTAAAQAKGFFDKEIIPVTIPQRKGDAIVVAKDEHPRATTIEALTKLKPVVKAEGTVTAGNASGINDGAAALLIASDEAVATYGLKARAKVIGATTVGVEPRIMGFGPAPAIKKLLSQTGLSLEQMDVIELNEAFAAQALAVTRDLGLADGSEKVNPNGGAIALGHPLGASGARLVITALNQLEATGGKYALCSMCIGVGQGIALIIERV
- a CDS encoding 3-oxoacid CoA-transferase subunit B, whose amino-acid sequence is MSYTKLSRDQIAERVAQDIPDGAYVNLGIGLPTKISNYLPSDKDVFLHSENGLLAFGPPPAEEDRDPELINAGKEFVTMLTGGCFFHHGDSFAMMRGGHLDIAVLGAFQIAENGDLANWHTGAPDAIPAVGGAMDLAVGAKKVFITTDHVTKKGEPKIVAELTYPATGLKCVDRIYTDLCVIDVTAEGMKVIEKVEGLSFEELQSMTGAKLIDATA
- a CDS encoding 3-oxoacid CoA-transferase subunit A, which encodes MIDKSSASLKEALSQIKDGSTIMIGGFGTAGQPAELIDGLIELGVKDLVIINNNAGNGDYGLAKLLKAGAVRKIICSFPRQSDSWVFDELYRAGKIELELVPQGNLACRIQAAGMGLGPIYTPTGFGTLLAEGKPTLNYEGKDFVLENPIKADFALIKAQQGDRWGNLVYRKSARNFGPIMAMAADVTIAQVSEVVELGALDPEHIITPGIFVQHVVQVKPAQSLVTEN
- the pcaD gene encoding 3-oxoadipate enol-lactonase; protein product: MPTFTSNDAQINYQTFGDASNPAIIFSNSLGTKYTMWQPQIDALQNDFFVICYDTRGHGASSAPQGPYQIEQLGQDVVNLLDHLKVEKANFCGISMGGLTGQWLAIYKPERFNHIIVCNTAAKIGQEQAWNERAALVRQQGLQTIAATAASRWFTESFIQSQAATVQSLSNDLAAGSAEGYASCCEALAKADLREELKNITVPILVIAGQQDPVTTITDGQYMIDRIPNSELFEINASHISNIECPNEFTQAVKNFISL
- the catA gene encoding catechol 1,2-dioxygenase, with product MNRQEIDQLVKKMNVDTATGPVDARVQQIVVRLVSDLFQAIEDLDISQTELWKGLEYLTDAGQANELGLLAAGLGLEHYLDLRADEADAKAGITGGTPRTIEGPLYVAGAPESVGFARMDDGSESDKIDTLFIEGTVTDTEGRVIEGAKVEIWHANSLGNYSFFDKSQSDFNLRRTILSDNNGQYVAQTTMPVGYGCPPEGTTQALLNKLGRHGNRPSHVHYFVSAPGYRKLTTQFNIEGDQYLWDDFAFATREGLVAEAVDVTDEAEIARRGVDKAFKHITFNVELVKDQEAAPTTEIDRRRASA